In the genome of Spirochaeta cellobiosiphila DSM 17781, one region contains:
- a CDS encoding DUF4340 domain-containing protein, with product MKLKEIIIIAVIALAAVLYLVLRPSGRISYDMPDWDKYSKDDVSEISYGPKDSLTVLTTNGDSWILPTQKKITTTKMNRIIESVTALKILDKLSDTDNYKRFQLDEEQGTIVKVTAGDKSQELIFGKGTPNGGGTYVRFPNQKGVFSVSGDFESLFPKDPSDLRDKRVLTFDKSKISSISLMRGEEGIMLNKNDDKWYTDGTEFAESDKLETSLGTLGQLNCTSYLDDTNSGTPTLEVQFEGDGTKSLTVYNETDEGYVASSSDVTDSFVMPKYLVEDLLKLFTK from the coding sequence ATGAAGTTAAAAGAAATAATCATTATTGCTGTTATAGCTTTAGCTGCTGTTTTATACTTAGTATTAAGACCTTCAGGTCGTATTTCCTATGATATGCCTGATTGGGACAAATACTCAAAAGATGATGTATCAGAAATCTCCTACGGACCAAAGGACAGCTTAACAGTCCTAACGACAAATGGAGATAGTTGGATATTACCAACACAAAAGAAGATTACAACAACAAAGATGAATCGAATCATCGAAAGTGTCACCGCACTGAAAATCTTAGACAAATTATCAGATACTGATAACTATAAGAGGTTCCAACTTGATGAGGAACAGGGTACAATTGTCAAAGTAACTGCCGGTGATAAATCGCAGGAATTAATTTTTGGTAAGGGAACACCCAATGGTGGAGGTACTTATGTTAGATTTCCTAACCAAAAAGGTGTATTCTCAGTAAGTGGAGACTTCGAAAGTCTATTTCCAAAAGATCCGTCCGATTTACGAGATAAAAGAGTATTGACCTTTGACAAGTCAAAGATTAGCTCTATATCCTTAATGAGGGGTGAGGAGGGGATTATGCTTAATAAGAATGATGACAAGTGGTATACTGATGGTACAGAGTTTGCGGAATCCGATAAACTAGAGACTTCATTAGGAACGCTTGGTCAACTAAATTGCACTAGTTACCTTGATGACACCAATAGTGGAACTCCAACATTGGAAGTACAGTTTGAAGGTGATGGTACTAAGTCACTGACTGTTTACAATGAGACAGATGAAGGTTATGTAGCCTCTTCTTCGGATGTTACCGATTCTTTTGTGATGCCAAAATATTTAGTGGAAGATTTACTAAAACTATTTACCAAATAA
- a CDS encoding Gldg family protein, translating to MKIKNKEWIRFAAYVAVVVLINLVASTLFFRMDLTQNQVYSLSKMSKDSVSSLEEPLTIRVFLSESLPQPYNNLSQEMRDLMDEYSLESNRNFNYELYELDKDGKKTDKNGTLLTTLAQKYGIEPVQIQSYDDNEVSLVSVYMGLVVMQGDLSQTINTLGFQSNLEYQITSTINDLAAKTNALIAMDNNINVKLVFSSLLTQLSSDYSDYSDQVKSVVDDLNIEYFDRLSYEYIDPTTSGNSEIQKYDLTTYNVGQRDGTTQKVYAALIVEKDDNYSTIDLIQRTILGDRIIGTDTLPDSIKSVADQLLGVQKTIGYLSDHGAPALYNNPYVPQQQQSGALGNFYQLLSQGYDVKPVTLNELPKGLDTLIIAGVSEEFSDWELYQLDQFLLHGGSLLIFLDPFKEEAPQGQMAYFGGQPTYTPIDTGLEKLLAFHGINVKQSYLMDKEGYVQRSQNRNGGYEEIELPFAPLIDQANIDTGFSIMRTVKKLVMLDIAPLDIQDKDGLDSHILFQSSPEAWEMSDNISLVPQTIYPPSEDKLKQYPLSAIVDGHFDSYFRGHDLPEPPKAEAEEGADDIVLKDTSAVLDPVTEGDGKIFVIGSSKVLGDNILDAQGQTPNSLFIQNVVDYMAGNEDLAIMRSKGMAFNPQKGDLSSGIKTFIQTFNIAILPALVILAGLIVWVYWMKRKKKIQQQFMGVVKK from the coding sequence ATGAAGATAAAAAATAAAGAATGGATACGTTTTGCGGCTTATGTGGCCGTTGTTGTGTTAATCAACCTGGTAGCTAGTACTCTCTTCTTCAGAATGGATTTGACTCAGAATCAAGTATATTCCTTATCAAAGATGTCTAAGGATTCCGTTTCTTCTCTGGAAGAACCCTTAACCATTAGAGTTTTTCTATCAGAGAGTCTACCCCAGCCTTATAATAACCTCTCCCAGGAGATGCGAGATCTCATGGATGAGTATTCTCTAGAGTCTAATCGTAATTTTAACTATGAACTATATGAATTAGACAAAGATGGTAAGAAGACTGACAAAAATGGGACTCTGTTAACAACATTAGCTCAAAAATACGGCATCGAGCCTGTTCAGATTCAAAGCTATGACGATAATGAGGTAAGTTTAGTCAGTGTCTATATGGGCCTTGTAGTAATGCAGGGAGATCTATCCCAAACGATTAATACCCTTGGTTTTCAGAGTAATTTGGAGTACCAGATTACATCTACTATCAATGACCTGGCTGCTAAGACAAATGCACTTATTGCAATGGATAATAATATCAATGTTAAGTTGGTATTTTCTTCATTGTTAACACAATTAAGTTCTGATTACAGTGATTATTCTGATCAAGTAAAGAGTGTGGTTGATGATCTCAATATTGAATATTTTGATCGCCTAAGTTATGAGTATATTGATCCCACAACATCCGGTAATAGTGAAATCCAAAAGTATGATTTGACAACCTACAATGTTGGTCAACGTGATGGAACTACACAAAAAGTTTATGCTGCTCTGATCGTTGAAAAGGATGATAATTATTCCACAATAGATCTTATTCAAAGAACTATATTGGGGGATCGAATTATTGGGACCGATACTTTACCTGATTCTATCAAATCCGTAGCAGACCAGTTATTAGGAGTCCAGAAAACAATTGGATACTTAAGTGACCATGGAGCTCCTGCTCTCTATAATAATCCTTATGTACCTCAACAACAGCAATCAGGTGCTTTGGGTAATTTCTATCAATTACTATCTCAAGGTTATGACGTCAAGCCAGTAACTCTGAATGAGCTTCCTAAAGGATTAGATACCTTGATCATTGCTGGAGTCAGTGAGGAATTCAGTGATTGGGAATTATATCAATTAGATCAATTTCTCTTACACGGAGGATCCCTGCTTATTTTCCTTGATCCTTTCAAGGAAGAGGCTCCTCAAGGTCAAATGGCTTATTTTGGAGGACAACCAACTTATACACCCATTGATACAGGATTGGAAAAACTCTTAGCTTTCCATGGCATCAATGTCAAACAGTCCTATTTAATGGACAAAGAAGGTTATGTCCAACGAAGTCAAAACCGGAATGGTGGTTATGAAGAGATAGAACTTCCCTTTGCTCCTTTAATAGATCAAGCCAATATTGATACTGGATTTAGTATCATGAGGACTGTAAAGAAGCTTGTCATGTTAGATATAGCACCTTTAGACATTCAGGATAAGGATGGTCTTGATTCTCATATATTATTTCAGTCGAGTCCTGAAGCTTGGGAGATGTCAGATAATATCAGTTTAGTCCCTCAAACAATCTACCCCCCCTCTGAAGATAAACTAAAACAATATCCCCTAAGTGCTATTGTTGATGGACATTTTGATTCTTATTTTCGTGGTCACGATCTCCCAGAACCTCCTAAAGCAGAAGCAGAAGAAGGTGCTGATGATATTGTATTAAAGGATACTAGCGCTGTTCTAGATCCTGTAACAGAAGGTGATGGTAAAATATTCGTTATAGGTAGCTCTAAGGTATTGGGTGACAATATTCTTGATGCTCAAGGTCAAACACCTAATTCTTTATTTATTCAAAATGTGGTTGATTATATGGCTGGCAATGAAGATTTAGCCATCATGCGTTCCAAAGGAATGGCTTTCAATCCCCAAAAAGGAGATTTGTCCAGCGGGATAAAAACATTCATTCAAACCTTTAACATTGCCATTCTACCAGCACTTGTTATTCTAGCCGGCTTAATCGTTTGGGTTTATTGGATGAAAAGAAAGAAAAAGATACAGCAACAATTCATGGGAGTTGTGAAGAAATGA
- a CDS encoding ABC transporter permease subunit, protein MKFNSASKVFRRELHSLFFSPIAYIIMTLFLVTTGWFFFSTFFIAARVDLRDYFSLLPMILTFVIPAMTMRSFSEEYRSGSYEILVTLPITRLEIVIGKYLSSLVMILIMIAPTLIYPFFVGVTGDLDWGPVIGGYVGAVFLASAFCAIGIYASSLTHNQIVAFIIAVAVNFFLVLVDKMLILLPGFLTGFLQYLGADYHFQSIAKGVIDSRDLIYFVSVTYVALHLTYLVQREKR, encoded by the coding sequence ATGAAGTTTAATTCAGCAAGTAAAGTCTTTCGTAGAGAATTACACTCTCTCTTCTTCAGCCCCATTGCTTATATCATCATGACATTATTTCTTGTAACAACAGGATGGTTTTTCTTTTCGACCTTCTTTATTGCAGCAAGAGTTGATTTACGTGATTATTTTAGCTTATTACCTATGATATTAACTTTTGTCATCCCAGCCATGACCATGAGATCTTTCTCTGAAGAATACCGTAGTGGCAGCTATGAAATACTTGTTACTTTACCTATCACACGATTAGAGATAGTAATCGGAAAATATTTATCTTCACTAGTTATGATACTAATCATGATAGCACCAACCTTAATATATCCTTTTTTTGTTGGTGTCACTGGAGACCTTGACTGGGGGCCTGTTATTGGTGGGTATGTGGGCGCTGTTTTTCTGGCCTCTGCTTTTTGTGCCATCGGTATATATGCTTCCTCGTTGACTCACAATCAAATTGTGGCGTTCATCATAGCTGTTGCGGTCAACTTCTTCTTGGTTCTTGTTGATAAGATGTTAATCCTTCTTCCTGGTTTTCTTACAGGGTTTCTTCAATATCTGGGAGCGGATTATCATTTCCAGAGTATAGCTAAGGGGGTTATTGATTCACGAGATCTCATTTATTTTGTGAGTGTAACCTATGTAGCCCTTCATCTAACCTATCTGGTTCAAAGGGAAAAGAGGTAG
- a CDS encoding ABC transporter ATP-binding protein: protein MISIENLSKSYDQVLAVDKLSLEIPEGQIMGLLGPNGAGKSTTLRILTGFLQPTDGTILVDGHDVRTATEQAKSVIGYLPESSPLYSDMLVFDYLNYIAGMRGLDKEAKNERVKKLSKLCGITDVMHKEISSLSKGYRQRVGLALAMMSDPKILVLDEPTSGLDPNQIREIRSIIKEIGKEKTVIFSTHILSEAEATCDRVVIINKGRIAADGTMAELREKGSGVGKVQLLLQKAQSDDVRKVLSAITGVQNVEIEEERDSLSVSLTASRDVRSDIYLSVKKTDWILLTLNQEQQSLENVFKELTQGGIPDEV, encoded by the coding sequence ATGATCAGCATCGAGAATCTCTCGAAAAGTTATGACCAAGTGCTGGCCGTGGACAAGCTCTCTTTAGAAATCCCCGAAGGACAAATTATGGGTTTATTAGGACCAAATGGTGCTGGTAAATCAACCACTCTTCGAATTCTTACAGGATTTCTTCAACCTACAGACGGGACTATTTTAGTTGATGGTCATGATGTCCGCACAGCAACAGAGCAAGCTAAATCCGTTATCGGCTATCTGCCTGAATCTTCACCCCTTTATTCTGATATGTTGGTTTTTGACTATCTTAATTACATAGCAGGGATGAGAGGTTTAGATAAAGAGGCCAAAAATGAACGAGTCAAAAAGCTATCCAAACTTTGTGGCATAACAGATGTAATGCATAAAGAAATCTCTAGCTTGTCCAAAGGATACAGACAGAGAGTCGGATTAGCACTTGCTATGATGAGTGACCCCAAAATCCTGGTTCTTGATGAACCGACAAGTGGATTGGACCCTAACCAAATAAGGGAGATCCGTTCCATTATCAAGGAGATTGGTAAGGAAAAAACTGTCATATTCTCAACTCATATTCTCAGTGAAGCAGAAGCTACCTGTGATAGGGTTGTGATTATCAATAAAGGGCGAATTGCCGCCGATGGTACCATGGCTGAACTTCGGGAAAAGGGCTCTGGGGTTGGTAAAGTCCAGCTTCTTCTCCAGAAAGCTCAGTCTGATGATGTTAGAAAGGTTCTGTCAGCCATTACAGGTGTACAGAATGTTGAAATAGAAGAGGAACGAGACTCTCTTTCTGTATCACTAACTGCCAGTAGAGATGTGAGATCTGATATATACCTAAGTGTAAAAAAAACCGATTGGATTTTGTTAACACTTAATCAGGAACAACAGTCTCTTGAAAATGTCTTTAAAGAATTGACCCAAGGAGGCATTCCTGATGAAGTTTAA
- a CDS encoding TraR/DksA family transcriptional regulator, whose product MAFDKDFIDQMKTRLEQMKLSILEMLLHEDEDFQELVDNDGPKDLVDVASDDIDMKTLEALGAQEVKRLRLIEAALARIANDQYGYCLKSGKPIPRERLEAIPYALYTIEVQEELDRQKRRVG is encoded by the coding sequence ATGGCTTTTGATAAAGACTTTATTGACCAAATGAAAACTAGGCTTGAGCAAATGAAATTAAGTATCCTTGAAATGCTTCTTCATGAAGATGAAGATTTTCAAGAGCTTGTTGACAACGACGGCCCTAAAGATCTTGTAGATGTTGCCAGTGACGACATCGACATGAAAACTTTGGAAGCCCTAGGAGCTCAAGAAGTCAAACGGCTAAGGCTCATTGAAGCAGCGTTGGCTAGGATTGCAAATGACCAATATGGATATTGTTTGAAGAGTGGAAAGCCTATTCCCAGGGAACGGTTAGAAGCTATTCCTTATGCATTGTATACCATTGAGGTTCAAGAAGAACTTGACAGACAGAAGCGAAGAGTCGGTTAA